From the genome of Clavibacter nebraskensis NCPPB 2581:
GCGGTCGTGGAACTGCCGCTTGAGCTCCGTGTACGCGCGCTCGGTCTTGGCCACCACCATCAGGCCGCTCGTGCCCGCGTCCAGCCGGTGCACGATGCCCTTCCGCTCCTCCGCGCCCGAGGTGCTGAGGCGGAACCCGGCGGCGGCCAGCGCGCCGAGGACGGTGGGGCCGGTCCAGCCGACGCTCGGGTGGGCCGCGACGCCGACGGGCTTGTCGACCACCACGATGTCGTCGTCGTCGTGCACCATACCGAGGTCGGGGACCGCGAGCGGCACGACCGACGGCTCCTGCCGCGGCTGCCAGCTGACGGCGAGCATGGATCCGCCGACGAGCCGGTCGGACTTGCCCGCCTCCCGGCCGTCCTGCGTCACGCCGCCGGCCTCCGCGACCTCCGCCGCGAAGCTGCGGGAGAAGCCGAGTAGCCGGGCGAGGCCTGCGTCGACGCGCTGCCCGTCGAGGCCGTCGGGGACAGGGATGGTGCGGTGCTCCAACGGGTGACCTCTTCCGGTGCGATGCGGCGGTGGTGCGGGCCCGCGAACGACGACGGCGACGCGGGACCCCGTGGCTCCGAGGAGCCGGGTCCCGCGCCGCCGTCGGGCGCGCGGGTGGTGCGGTGCTAGTTGCCGAACGAGGCGGTGGCGGGCGCCTCGCTGGAACCGGCCGAGTCCAGCTCGCGGAGCTGGCCCTCGATGTAGCCCTTGAGCTTGGTGCGGTACTCGCGCTCGAACGTGCGCAGCTCGTCGATGCGGCCCTCGAGGACCTGGCGCTCCTTCTCCAGGGCGGCGGTCTTCGAGCGCTGCTCGGCCTCGGCCTCGGCGGCGATGCGCGCGGCGGTGGCGTGCGCCTCGGCGACGAGGGCGTCGCGCTTCTCGACGCCCTCGCGGACGTGCTCCTCGTGGAGCTTGCGGGCGAGCTTGAGGAGGCTGCTCGTGCTGGAGGTCTCGTCGTCCTCATCCGCGGCCGGGGCGGCGGGCGCCTGGGCGACGACGGGAGCCGGCTCGGGCTCGACGGCGACGGGAGCCTGCTCGACCGCGGCGGGCGCGGGAACGGGGGTGTCGATGACGGTGGTCGCGGCCGGGGCGGCGTCGCCCGACGAGAGGCGCTGGCGCAGCTCCTCGTTCTCCTGGTGGAGGCGGCGCAGCTCGACGACCACCTCGTCGAGGAAGTCGTCGACCTCGTCCTGGTCGTATCCCTCGCGGAATTTTGTCGGCTGGAAACGCTTGTTGACGACGTCTTCAGGAGTGAGAGCCATGGCCTGCCACCTCTTTTGTGCGTAGAGCGGGGTCCGCGGGCGCGGACGGGGATTCGGGACAACGTGCGACCCAACGCTATCAGCGGAACGCATTGCTCCGGGGACCCGCGCGGGGATCGGCGGATGCGGCGTCCCCGTCTCAGCGCATCAGGGAGCTGGCGACGTTGAACAGGATGATCGCCACGAGCATCGTGATCATCCAGCCGAAGTCGAGCGCCACCGGGCCGAGGCGCAGGGGCGGGATCAGGCGACGGACGAAGCCGATGGGCGGATCCGTGACCGTGTAGGAGGCCTCGGCGACGATGAGCATCGCGCCGCGCGGACGCCACTGCCGGGACAGCGACTGGACCAGGTCGAGGACGAACCGGCCCCACATGCAGATGATGAACGCCAGGAGGGCGAACCACAGGACGGTGGCGACGATGTTGACGATGATCACGGACACAAGTATGGCGGGCGCCGATGGGAGGTCCCGTCGGCGCCCGCCATCTCGGGGGCTCGGTGGATCAGCGTCCGAAGAAGGAGGCCTCGACCTCGGCCTCGGTGGCCGACTGCTCGCCGGACACGGCGACGTGCGACGGCGACAGGAGGAAGACCTTCGCCGTGACGCGCTCGATCTTGCCATAGAGGCCGATGGACAGGCCGCTGGCGAAGTCGATGAGCCGACGCGCGTCGTCGTCCGTCATCTGCGAGAGGTTGATGATGACCGGCACGCCCTCGCGGAAGTTCTCGGCGATGACCTGGGCGTCCTTGTAGGCCTTGGGGTGGACGGTGAGGATCTCGTTCATTTCAGCCGGCGCCGCATTCCTTGTGGTGGTCGAGGGCTTGTGCAGGGGGGTCACGGGTGCGCGCTTCGCCTGCTGCTGCGGAGCGGGGGCGGGGGTCGGGACGGCCTGCACGGGCGACTGCTGCTGCTGCGCGGGCTGCTGCCCCTGCTGGTACTCGAGCTCCTCGTCGGCGAGTCCCAGGTACACCATGGTCTTGCGAAGTGGGTTGGCCATCATTCCTCTTTCCGGGTCGGCGTGACGAACCGGACCGCACTGTCGACATTAAGGGCCGCCGGGCCGCTTTCCCGTGATTGCCGATCCGATCCGAAGGTGTGTCGCGCCCTCGAGGAGCGCCTCGCGCAGGTCGCCGGACATCCCCGCCGAGATGGCGCCCGCGTCGGGCAGGATGCGGCGCACGTCGTCGGAGATGCCGCGGAGGCGGGCGAACGCGCGGCGGGGCTCCCCGTCGTCGGGCGCGACCGCCATGACGCCGAGGACGCGGATGCCGGCGGCCACCGCCGCGTGCTCCGCGAGGGCCTCGGCCTCCGCGGGAGCGACTCCCCCACGCTGCGGGTCGTCGGTGAGGTTCACCTGCAGGAAGACGCGCGTCTCCCGCTCGTCGGACGCGAGCGCGTCGACGAGCGACGCCCGGTCGACGGAGTGGATCACCGAGGCGTAGCGCCGGACCTGCCTGGCCTTCTTGCCCTGCAACTGGCCGACGAAGTGCCATGCGACGCCCGCGCCCTCGAGCTCGGCGGCCTTGCCCTGGGCCTCCTGGTGTCGGCTCTCGCCGAGGTCGCGGACGCCGAGGTCGACGAGGGCGCGCAGGAGGGAGACGGGCTGGAACTTGGTCACCACGACCGTCGTCACCTCGTCCGGCTGGCGGCCGGCCACGCGGATCCCGTCGGCGACCTCCGCCTGCACGGACGCCCACCGCTCGGCGAGGCCCGGGTGGG
Proteins encoded in this window:
- a CDS encoding RluA family pseudouridine synthase translates to MEHRTIPVPDGLDGQRVDAGLARLLGFSRSFAAEVAEAGGVTQDGREAGKSDRLVGGSMLAVSWQPRQEPSVVPLAVPDLGMVHDDDDIVVVDKPVGVAAHPSVGWTGPTVLGALAAAGFRLSTSGAEERKGIVHRLDAGTSGLMVVAKTERAYTELKRQFHDREVEKVYHAVVQGHPDPLAGTIDAPIGRHPRSDWKFAVTADGKPSVTHYETLEAFRRAALLEVHLETGRTHQIRVHMAAQRHPCAGDAMYGADPTLSAQLDLHRQWLHAMRLEITHPATGDRASFSSTYPADLQHALDVLRD
- a CDS encoding DivIVA domain-containing protein — protein: MALTPEDVVNKRFQPTKFREGYDQDEVDDFLDEVVVELRRLHQENEELRQRLSSGDAAPAATTVIDTPVPAPAAVEQAPVAVEPEPAPVVAQAPAAPAADEDDETSSTSSLLKLARKLHEEHVREGVEKRDALVAEAHATAARIAAEAEAEQRSKTAALEKERQVLEGRIDELRTFEREYRTKLKGYIEGQLRELDSAGSSEAPATASFGN
- a CDS encoding YggT family protein, whose product is MIIVNIVATVLWFALLAFIICMWGRFVLDLVQSLSRQWRPRGAMLIVAEASYTVTDPPIGFVRRLIPPLRLGPVALDFGWMITMLVAIILFNVASSLMR
- a CDS encoding cell division protein SepF, which gives rise to MANPLRKTMVYLGLADEELEYQQGQQPAQQQQSPVQAVPTPAPAPQQQAKRAPVTPLHKPSTTTRNAAPAEMNEILTVHPKAYKDAQVIAENFREGVPVIINLSQMTDDDARRLIDFASGLSIGLYGKIERVTAKVFLLSPSHVAVSGEQSATEAEVEASFFGR
- a CDS encoding YggS family pyridoxal phosphate-dependent enzyme; its protein translation is MTAAPLTGGAHAPDAHPDDAHPGLAERWASVQAEVADGIRVAGRQPDEVTTVVVTKFQPVSLLRALVDLGVRDLGESRHQEAQGKAAELEGAGVAWHFVGQLQGKKARQVRRYASVIHSVDRASLVDALASDERETRVFLQVNLTDDPQRGGVAPAEAEALAEHAAVAAGIRVLGVMAVAPDDGEPRRAFARLRGISDDVRRILPDAGAISAGMSGDLREALLEGATHLRIGSAITGKRPGGP